One genomic region from Yarrowia lipolytica chromosome 1C, complete sequence encodes:
- a CDS encoding uncharacterized protein (Compare to YALI0C16665g, similar to uniprot|P14680 Saccharomyces cerevisiae YJL141c YAK1 ser/thr protein kinase P108.1.f3.5), with amino-acid sequence MDHSPSPHHRKMSSNGHLMPSLIGHKQQQQHQQQQQQQQQQPPYPTDYYRKSFESAPNVSASSSAAAASSTSAGMGSPHMSHSQRSLYYHQQQMGPFSPSQPHPQFQTSMSNALSTQQLPHPQLMHQYEPSSPVSTRRPSHEPSHYPPTQTQYGLPPGLQHQQHSSPHEPLYRSQPGTPLAPQMQPGTPLGSVQMSSSPVTPQSASYNPWASPHSTPAGNYARSRVSPVRKGQPSQQPQQQQQQQHQQTPQQHYNPAMPATKPYYWTQQAQQTPQTQPPPITAPQSAPQAVHVAPQPIHAAPPQPPIQPQPQPQEPPASIPPPSFRPVERASDLNPQVNPRPQNRRAIPEGGYMSPLMCLTLQLSATYQICNSGFNYESSKNPRRVLTKPSEPKLNNGHDNRDNDYILYVNDVLGTDENKRYLVLDILGQGTFGQVVKCQNMKTKDIVAVKVIKNNPAFLNQSMMEVSILEYLNNSVDNKDEHHILRLKDKFLHKQHYCLVFELLSSNLYELLKQNQFRGLSINLVRVFSRQLLDSLTVLKNAKLIHCDLKPENILLKNLDSPIIKVIDFGSACHERKTVYTYIQSRFYRSPEVLLGIPYTTSIDMWSMGCIIAELFLGLPIFPGASEYNQLSRIVASLGDPPNWMVEMGKNSGKFMEKIVDDQGRKRYRLKSRERYSREFNVDEKESKQYFTSANLKTIIMEYPLHKKDMKRADIDKEMLNREALYDFLMGLLNYNPFERWTPQQAASHPFITESKFTGPFVPHPKEEKDVFHPTPTAQPISQSQPLHAQGQNANAMVPPGPAAGSSAAQTSAEAAQYAHMQPPANWSTGLKQQNSGSGSRRPRALTYGSMDPIPPPIQRATAMVNPADHIQAQPSPAYIPPSELTRNHQGQGNEYGEVVRKLENGLMSRW; translated from the coding sequence ATGGACCATTCGCCGTCGCCGCATCACCGCAAAATGTCGTCCAACGGGCACCTGATGCCGTCGCTGAtcggacacaaacagcagcagcagcatcagcagcagcaacaacagcaacaacaacagccacCGTACCCGACAGACTACTACCGTAAGAGCTTTGAGAGCGCGCCCAACGTGTCGGCCTCGAGCTCGGCAGCCGCTGCCTCTTCAACTTCAGCAGGAATGGGATCTCCGCACATGTCCCACTCACAACGCAGTCTGTACTACCACCAACAGCAGATGGGTCCTTTTTCGCCCTCGCAACCGCATCCGCAGTTCCAGACGTCCATGTCCAACGCCCTGTCGACCCAACAGCTGCCCCACCCGCAGCTCATGCACCAATACGAGCCCTCGTCGCCTGTGTCGACCCGCAGACCCTCACACGAACCCAGCCACTATCCCCCGACGCAGACACAGTACGGCCTGCCCCCCGGGCTCCAGCATCAACAACATTCGTCGCCACATGAACCGCTGTATAGGTCGCAACCCGGCACGCCACTGGCACCTCAGATGCAGCCCGGCACTCCTCTGGGATCAGTGCAAATGTCCTCTTCACCTGTAACGCCCCAATCGGCTTCTTACAACCCCTGGGCGTCCCCTCACAGCACCCCCGCAGGCAACTACGCCCGATCGCGGGTGTCACCGGTGCGCAAAGGCCAACCATCTCAACaaccccagcagcagcagcagcagcagcatcaacagACACCCCAGCAGCATTACAATCCCGCCATGCCGGCAACAAAGCCATACTATTGGACGCAACAGGCACAACAAACacctcaaacacaaccacctccCATCACAGCTCCTCAGTCGGCCCCTCAAGCGGTACACGTGGCTCCTCAGCCCATTCATGCAGCTCCACCACAGCCACCGATACAGCCTCAGCCGCAACCGCAGGAGCCGCCTGCGTCaattcctcctccatcctTCCGACCGGTTGAACGGGCTTCTGACCTCAATCCCCAGGTCAACCCAAGACCCCAGAATCGTCGGGCAATCCCCGAGGGCGGCTACATGTCGCCTCTCATGTGTCTGACGTTGCAGCTGTCAGCCACGTACCAGATCTGCAACTCGGGCTTCAACTACGAGTCGTCCAAGAACCCACGCAGGGTGCTCACCAAGCCCAGTGAGCCGAAGCTTAACAATGGCCACGACAACAGAGACAACGACTACATTCTGTACGTTAATGACGTCCTGGGTACTGACGAAAACAAGCGCTATCTGGTACTAGATATTTTGGGTCAGGGTACGTTTGGGCAAGTGGTCAAGTGCCAGAACATGAAGACTAAGGATATTGTGGCGGTCAAGGTGATTAAGAACAACCCAGCGTTCTTAAACCAGAGCATGATGGAGGTGTCGATTCTTGAGTACCTGAATAACTCGGTCGACAACAAGGACGAGCACCACATTTTGCggctcaaggacaagttTTTGCATAAGCAACATTACTGTCTCGTGTTTGAGCTGCTGAGTTCTAACCTCTACGAACTTCTCAAACAGAACCAGTTCCGGGGCTTGTCTATCAATCTCGTCAGGGTGTTTTCTCGCCAGCTTCTGGACTCTCTCACAGTGCTGAAAAACGCCAAACTCATCCATTGTGATCTCAAGCCCGAAAACATTTTGCTCAAAAACCTCGATAGTCCCATTATCAAGGTGATTGACTTTGGGTCTGCTTGCCACGAAAGAAAAACTGTCTACACATATATCCAATCGCGGTTTTACCGATCGCCCGAGGTGTTGCTCGGTATCCCATATACCACCTCCATCGACATGTGGTCCATGGGCTGCATCATTGCCGAGCTATTCCTCGGTCTTCCCATCTTCCCTGGAGCGTCTGAGTACAACCAGCTGTCTCGAATAGTGGCATCTCTGGGTGACCCTCCTAATTGGATGGTTGAGATGGGCAAGAACAGCGGCAAGTTCATGGAAAAGATTGTGGACGACCAGGGCCGCAAGCGATACCGGCTCAAGTCGCGGGAGCGATACTCCCGTGAGTTTAACGTGGATGAAAAGGAGTCCAAGCAGTACTTCACATCTGCAAATCTCAAAACCATTATCATGGAGTACCCCTTGCATAAGAAGGATATGAAGCGGGCGGATATTGACAAGGAGATGCTCAACCGCGAGGCGCTGTATGATTTCCTCATGGGTTTGCTCAACTACAATCCCTTTGAGCGGTGGACTCCTCAACAGGCGGCATCTCATCCGTTCATCACCGAGTCCAAGTTCACAGGTCCCTTTGTGCCACATCCCAAGGAAGAAAAGGACGTCTTCCACCCCACACCGACAGCCCAGCCCATTTCGCAGTCCCAGCCTCTACACGCTCAGGGCCAGAACGCCAATGCCATGGTCCCCCCCGGCCCAGCTGCAGGCTCCTCCGCAGCTCAGACGTCTGCTGAGGCGGCGCAGTATGCACACATGCAGCCTCCTGCCAACTGGAGCACCGGTCTGAAGCAGCAGAACTCGGGTTCGGGTTCGAGACGACCGCGAGCGTTGACATATGGATCCATGGATCCCATTCCGCCGCCTATTCAGAGAGCAACGGCTATGGTTAATCCTGCGGACCATATCCAGGCCCAACCCAGTCCCGCGTACATTCCTCCATCAGAGCTGACCAGGAATCACCAGGGACAGGGAAACGAGTATGGTGAGGTGGTGAGAAAGTTGGAGAATGGGTTGATGAGTCGGTGGTAG
- a CDS encoding uncharacterized protein (Compare to YALI0C16643g, similar to Saccharomyces cerevisiae RAD26 (YJR035W); ancestral locus Anc_1.459, similar to uniprot|P40352 Saccharomyces cerevisiae YJR035w RAD26 DNA repair and recombination protein P17.1. f16.1), which yields MDELSRLSVDVVDQGTLENQITNEADSILKKREFEIDTKRLSKAQDAEKTFLSKLRSMERKINDPATKISEREKLKRDVATLKRTELATVQQDISDIRQRLQENDTSSATTELQASDRHEGESEQEYLVRTGKITPFANTRGFTRGKGDVTQNIDTSKPYTSSTITELGDIKEDDDDDGEDEIKDEEDAEDDADAYSSGYTTDEIEPEDMELVELKKKRRRTERPETEAIDDGDEWSYQQRLNWWVEKRQKARARAGVIVPASDYAKEEWLLDGPEADAILEGNFKVPGEIFNALFDYQKTCVQWLWELHTQKTGGIIGDEMGLGKTIQIISFLAGLHHSGLLTKPVIVVCPATVMKQWVEEFHKWWPALRVVILHSMGEGSKGKKKRKGEIDSDDDDDEMIRPTPSSTKNLVETIDKVFKDGHVVVTTYAGLKSYRSLLLDREWGYCILDEGHKIRNPDSQITLDCKQLKTVHRLILSGTPIQNNLTELWSLLDFVCPGRLGTLPVFHSQFAVPINVGGYANATNIQVQTAYKCAVVLRDLIAPYLLRRMKTDVATDLPKKEEKVLFCKLTDSQRLHYKGFLKSEELKSILAGKRQSLFGIDILRKICNHPDLASREILKKTADYYYGDPAKSGKMQVVKALVDLWKKQGHRTLLFCQTRQMLEILEDFFANMPDIKYLRMDGTTPISKRQDMVDTYNKDTSYDLFLLTTRVGGLGVNLTGANRVIIFDPDWNPSTDLQARERSWRLGQKRNVVVYRLMTAGTIEEKIYHRQIFKQFLTNKILKDAKQRRFFKMNDIHDLFSLDDGEGDTTETGMIFSGSEKKIENKKPEKKMKDDDDFYQVVGLNGVSKLEKFENGEEERAESNDGDNDDNILNDIFSQTGVHSALEHDAIMDASRPETVIIEREAKRVAEVAAKALRDSRKKAQANDIGTVTWTGKFGSAGKFGKKKQSAGKVGVPKFGSDKFSSSSILQNIKAKKSLEESTNAYTGLINMSDLDKVKLLEKISESLKLAGAGGLSSKDIANEFALKLTNQEEVAVMRQLLRQAGEWNGATKKWRYKAVEDVGDEDEEIQEVVPVDEMGNKL from the coding sequence ATGGACGAGTTATCACGGCTTTCGGTGGACGTGGTCGACCAGGGCACGCTGGAGAACCAGATCACCAATGAGGCAGACTcgattctcaagaagcgCGAGTTTGAGATCGACACCAAACGGCTCTCCAAGGCGCAGGATGCTGAAAAGACGTTTCTCAGTAAACTGCGGTCCATGGAGCGAAAGATCAATGATCCCGCCACCAAGATCAGCGAGCGCGAGAAGCTGAAGCGCGACGTGGCCACTCTCAAGCGCACCGAGCTCGCCACGGTCCAGCAGGACATTTCTGACATCAGACAGCGACTACAAGAGAACGACACCAGCAGTGCAACTACAGAGCTACAGGCGTCGGATCGACATGAAGGCGAGTCGGAACAGGAGTACCTTGTTCGAACCGGAAAAATCACCCCGTTCGCCAACACCAGGGGGTTTACTAGAGGAAAAGGAGATGTGACTCAGAACATTGATACCAGCAAGCCATATACTTCGAGCACTATTACTGAACTCGGTGATATCAaagaggacgacgacgatgacggAGAGGATGAAATCAAGGACGAAGAAGATGCTGAAGACGACGCGGACGCTTACTCATCTGGATACACTACGGACGAGATTGAACCTGAAGATATGGAGCTTGTGGAGCTGAAAAAGAAGCGGAGACGTACCGAACGACCAGAGACGGAAGCTATCGACGACGGAGACGAGTGGTCTTATCAGCAACGGCTTAATTGGTGGGTGGAAAAGCGCCAAAAGGCTAGGGCCAGAGCCGGAGTCATCGTTCCTGCCAGTGACTATGCCAAGGAGGAATGGCTTTTAGACGGACCTGAGGCCGATGCTATTCTTGAGGGCAACTTCAAGGTGCCTGGAGAAATCTTCAATGCTCTATTTGACTATCAGAAGACGTGTGTTCAGTGGTTGTGGGAGCTGCATACGCAAAAGACGGGAGGTATCATTGGAGACGAGATGGGTCTGGGCAAAACTATTCAAATTATCAGTTTCCTGGCCGGTCTGCATCATTCTGGTCTGCTTACCAAACCCGTCATTGTCGTGTGTCCTGCCACAGTCATGAAACAGTGGGTTGAGGAGTTCCATAAGTGGTGGCCGGCTCTGAGAGTGGTGATTTTGCATAGTATGGGCGAGGGGAGCAAGGGCAAAAAGAAGCGCAAAGGTGAGATTGACTctgatgacgatgatgatgaaaTGATTAGACCCACTCCTTCAAGCACCAAGAATCTCGTTGAGACTATTGACAAGGTGTTTAAGGACGGCCACGTGGTTGTCACGACCTATGCAGGTCTCAAATCGTATCGCTCGCTGCTTCTGGACCGTGAATGGGGCTATTGCATTCTTGATGAGGGTCACAAGATTCGAAATCCTGACTCTCAAATCACTCTCGACTgcaagcagctcaagacGGTGCATCGGCTGATTCTGTCAGGAACACCTATTCAGAACAACCTCACCGAGCTGTGGAGTTTGTTGGATTTTGTTTGTCCCGGTCGACTGGGTACCCTGCCTGTCTTTCACTCGCAGTTTGCTGTTCCTATCAACGTTGGAGGGTACGCCAATGCTACTAACATCCAGGTCCAGACTGCCTACAAGTGTGCCGTTGTACTTCGAGACCTGATCGCACCGTATCTCTTGCGTCGAATGAAGACTGATGTGGCCACTGATctgcccaagaaggaggagaaggtgcTCTTCTGCAAACTGACGGACTCGCAAAGGCTGCATTACAAGGGTTTCCTCAAGTCCGAAGAACTCAAATCGATTCTGGCCGGAAAACGGCAGTCACTATTTGGTATCGACATCCTACGTAAGATTTGCAACCACCCTGACCTCGCGTCTCGAGAGATCCTCAAGAAGACAGCGGATTACTACTACGGAGACCCTGCCAAATCAGGAAAGATGCAGGTGGTCAAGGCTCTTGTGGAtctgtggaagaagcagggTCACAGGACGCTTCTTTTCTGCCAGACTCGTCAGATGTTGGAGATCCTGGAAGACTTCTTTGCTAACATGCCTGACATCAAGTATCTTCGAATGGACGGCACCACACCCATTTCCAAGCGGCAGGATATGGTAGACACATACAACAAGGACACGTCGTACgatttgtttttgttgacAACTCGAGTGGGAGGGCTTGGTGTGAACCTCACTGGAGCAAATCGTGTCATCATTTTTGACCCTGATTGGAACCCCAGTACGGATCTGCAAGCTCGAGAACGATCCTGGCGTCTGGGACAGAAACGAAATGTTGTTGTCTACCGCTTGATGACGGCAGGTACGATTGAAGAGAAAATCTATCATCGGCAGATCTTCAAGCAGTTTCTGACCaacaagattctcaaggatGCCAAGCAGCGTCGTTTCTTCAAGATGAACGACATTCACGATCTGTTTTCGCTTGACgacggagaaggagacacCACCGAGACGGGTATGATTTTCTCCGGTTCCGAAAAGAAGATTGAGAACAAGAAacccgagaagaagatgaaggacgacgacgacttctACCAGGTGGTCGGTCTCAATGGAGTGTCCAAGCTTGAGAAGTTTGAGAACGGCGAGGAGGAACGAGCCGAGAGTAATGACGGAGATAACGATGACAACATTCTCAACGACATCTTCTCTCAGACCGGTGTGCATTCTGCACTTGAACACGACGCTATCATGGATGCGTCTCGTCCAGAGACCGTTATCATCGAACGAGAGGCTAAGAGAGTTGCTGAAGTAGCTGCCAAAGCTCTCAGAGACTCGCGGAAGAAGGCACAGGCCAACGACATTGGAACTGTGACTTGGACGGGCAAGTTTGGCAGTGCCGGAAAGTttggcaagaagaagcagtcgGCTGGTAAAGTCGGAGTGCCGAAATTTGGGTCAGACAAGTTCTCTTCGTCCTCCATTCTGCAAAACATTAAGGCGAAGAAATCCCTGGAGGAGTCTACTAATGCATACACTGGTCTGATCAACATGAGCGATCtggacaaggtcaagctgctggagaagatcagCGAGAGTCTCAAACTGGCCGGAGCAGGAGGCTTGTCGTCGAAAGACATTGCCAACGAGTTTGCTCTCAAGTTGACTAAtcaggaggaggtggcagTCATGAGACAGCTACTGAGACAGGCTGGAGAGTGGAATGGAGCCACGAAGAAGTGGAGGTATAAGGCCGTCGAGGATGTGGGagatgaggacgaggagataCAGGAGGTGGTCCCCGTGGATGAAATGGGAAATAAACTGTAG
- a CDS encoding uncharacterized protein (Compare to YALI0C16687g, similar to uniprot|P17624 Emericella nidulans Nuclear movement protein NUDC): MSHQEEHYAWRQTLQDITITFPVPPGTRGKQMDIKFTPTTISAGVVGQPPVLQGDLFGKIAPEESTWTVEDQREVTISIEKVHNQEWWPHVVTTAPKIDVSQIEPEKSNLSDLDGETRAMVEKMMYDQRQKEMGQPTSDEQRKQQLLENFKKQHPEMDFSKAKINEGFGNMPQ; encoded by the coding sequence atgagccaccaagaagaacactACGCGTGGCGACAGACGCTCCAGGACATCACAATCACCTTCCCCGTGCCTCCAGGCACTCGTGGCAAGCAGATGGATATCAAATTCACCCCCACGACCATCTCGGCAGGTGTCGTGGGCCAGCCTCCCGTTCTTCAAGGCGATCTGTTTGGCAAAATCGCCCCTGAAGAGTCAACGTGGACTGTGGAGGACCAGAGAGAAGTCACCATCAGCATTGAGAAGGTCCACAACCAGGAATGGTGGCCACACGTGGTTACCACGGCCCCCAAGATTGACGTTTCCCAGATCGAGCCAGAGAAGTCCAACCTCAGTGATCTGGACGGAGAAACACGAGCCATGGTGGAAAAGATGATGTACGACCAGCGGCAGAAGGAAATGGGCCAGCCCACGTCGGACGAGCAGCgcaagcagcagctcctggagAATTTCAAAAAACAGCACCCGGAAATGGACTTCTCAAAGGCAAAGATCAACGAGGGCTTTGGAAACATGCCTCAATAA